The Staphylococcus sp. KG4-3 genome has a window encoding:
- the queE gene encoding 7-carboxy-7-deazaguanine synthase QueE, with protein MSKIPVLEIFGPTIQGEGRVIGRKTMFVRTAGCDYRCSWCDSSFTWDGSAKEDIRMMTAEEIYDALYEIAGDSFNHVTISGGNPALIKGIQQLVDLFDEKHIQSALETQGSKFQPWMTQIDDLTISPKPPSSKMKPNLPILDEVIEQCVPESLNLKVVIFDDEDYEFAKKIHHRYPAIPFYLQVGNPYLDGEYVESHTKKLLTLYETLVDRVMVSSDMNNVYVLPQLHTLLWSNKKGV; from the coding sequence ATGAGTAAAATACCTGTATTAGAAATTTTCGGTCCAACAATTCAAGGTGAAGGCCGTGTCATAGGCCGCAAGACCATGTTTGTACGAACTGCCGGTTGTGATTATCGTTGCAGTTGGTGTGATTCTAGTTTTACTTGGGACGGTAGCGCTAAAGAAGATATTCGTATGATGACTGCTGAAGAAATTTATGATGCTTTATATGAGATTGCTGGAGACTCTTTTAACCACGTTACAATTTCTGGTGGTAACCCTGCCCTAATTAAAGGGATTCAACAATTAGTTGATTTATTTGATGAAAAACACATACAAAGTGCTTTAGAAACGCAAGGTAGTAAGTTCCAACCGTGGATGACTCAAATAGATGACTTAACGATAAGTCCCAAACCACCAAGTTCAAAAATGAAACCAAACTTGCCTATATTAGATGAAGTCATTGAACAATGTGTACCAGAATCACTAAATCTAAAAGTTGTTATTTTCGATGACGAAGACTATGAATTTGCTAAAAAAATCCATCACAGATACCCTGCTATTCCCTTTTACTTACAAGTAGGCAATCCTTACTTAGATGGTGAATACGTAGAATCACACACTAAAAAGTTATTAACGTTATATGAAACGTTAGTAGACCGCGTAATGGTCAGTAGTGATATGAACAATGTATATGTTCTACCTCAATTACACACATTGCTTTGGAGTAACAAAAAAGGTGTTTAA
- the pfkB gene encoding 1-phosphofructokinase — translation MIYTVTFNPSIDYIMFASDFELNGLNRATETYKFAGGKGINVSRVLKTLGVQSTALGFAGGFPGQFIVDTLTKANIFTDFVQVDEDTRINVKLKTGEETEINAPGPQISNVQFETLLSQIKDTTEKDTVIVAGSIPKSVPNDAYEQIGKITKATGAQLVVDAEKDLVESVLKYNPLFIKPNKDELEVMFNTTIDSDQKVIQFAREILAKGAKSVIISLGGEGAVYVDEQYSYKASVPNGHVVNTVGSGDSTVAGMVAGLEAGLTIEEAFKQAVSAGTATAFNDDLATKTAIEDIKTQVVITTLDGSE, via the coding sequence ATGATTTATACAGTTACATTTAATCCTTCTATTGACTACATTATGTTTGCGAGTGACTTTGAACTTAATGGGTTAAATCGTGCCACAGAAACATATAAATTTGCAGGTGGCAAAGGTATTAATGTTTCCAGAGTATTAAAAACGTTAGGAGTACAATCTACTGCACTTGGTTTTGCAGGAGGCTTTCCAGGACAATTTATTGTAGATACTTTAACAAAAGCAAATATTTTTACTGATTTTGTTCAAGTAGATGAGGATACTAGAATTAACGTTAAATTAAAAACGGGTGAAGAAACTGAAATTAATGCGCCTGGTCCACAAATTTCGAATGTGCAGTTTGAAACATTATTATCGCAAATTAAAGATACAACTGAGAAAGACACAGTGATTGTCGCTGGTAGTATTCCTAAAAGTGTTCCTAATGATGCGTATGAACAAATAGGTAAGATTACAAAAGCAACAGGTGCACAATTAGTAGTAGATGCTGAAAAAGATTTAGTTGAATCTGTATTAAAATATAATCCGTTATTTATTAAACCTAATAAAGATGAATTAGAAGTGATGTTTAATACTACAATTGATTCTGATCAAAAAGTAATTCAATTTGCACGTGAAATTTTAGCAAAAGGTGCTAAATCTGTAATTATCTCATTGGGAGGAGAAGGAGCTGTATATGTCGATGAACAATACAGTTATAAAGCAAGTGTACCAAATGGTCATGTTGTAAATACTGTTGGCTCTGGAGATAGTACAGTAGCAGGCATGGTTGCAGGTTTAGAAGCAGGTCTGACGATTGAAGAAGCATTTAAACAAGCTGTGTCGGCAGGTACTGCTACAGCATTTAATGATGATTTAGCTACGAAAACTGCAATTGAAGACATTAAAACACAAGTTGTGATTACGACACTAGACGGGAGTGAATAA
- the nagA gene encoding N-acetylglucosamine-6-phosphate deacetylase has translation MNKYVIANGRIYTENETIEQGHILIEDGKIVQIAEGEYQGGLTTIDVKGQHVLPGFIDIHMHGGYGEDAMDASFEGLKHLSESLLSEGTTSFLATTMTQSDENIIKALKNIVNYQEHQDSLNAASIVGIHLEGPFISEYKVGAQNPAYVQRPSVEKVQQFQEIANNQIKVMTFAPEVEGADETLSTLHDQINFSIGHTVATFDEVNEAVAHGAKHVTHLYNAGTAFEHRNPGLSGAAWVNDGLSTESIVDGIHSHPASVKVAYKQKGNKRFFLITDAMRAKGMPDGEYDLGGQNVVVKGSEARLASGALAGSILKMNEGLKNLIEFTGASLDDLWRVTSLNQAIALKIEGDKGSIAVGKDADIVVVDNDIQVLTTIKSGKVHNFNS, from the coding sequence ATGAATAAATATGTTATTGCAAATGGACGCATTTATACTGAAAACGAAACGATAGAACAAGGCCACATTTTGATTGAAGATGGCAAAATTGTGCAAATTGCCGAAGGTGAATATCAAGGAGGCTTAACAACCATAGATGTAAAAGGGCAACATGTGTTACCCGGTTTTATTGATATACATATGCATGGTGGCTATGGCGAAGACGCTATGGACGCTTCATTTGAAGGTTTAAAACATTTGTCAGAATCATTATTATCGGAAGGTACAACGAGTTTCTTGGCTACAACAATGACGCAGTCTGATGAAAATATTATCAAAGCTTTAAAGAATATTGTGAACTATCAAGAACACCAAGATTCACTAAATGCAGCTAGTATTGTAGGAATACATTTAGAAGGACCATTTATATCTGAGTATAAAGTAGGTGCTCAAAATCCAGCCTACGTTCAACGTCCTTCAGTTGAAAAGGTACAACAATTTCAAGAAATTGCTAACAATCAAATAAAAGTAATGACTTTTGCACCAGAAGTAGAAGGTGCAGATGAAACCTTATCAACATTACATGATCAAATTAATTTTTCTATTGGTCATACAGTGGCAACATTTGATGAAGTTAATGAAGCGGTAGCGCATGGCGCGAAGCATGTGACACATCTTTATAATGCCGGTACAGCATTCGAACATAGAAACCCAGGTTTATCTGGTGCTGCTTGGGTTAACGATGGGCTTAGTACGGAATCAATTGTTGATGGCATTCATTCACATCCTGCATCTGTAAAGGTTGCATATAAACAAAAAGGGAATAAACGTTTCTTTTTGATCACTGATGCTATGAGAGCAAAAGGTATGCCAGACGGTGAATATGATCTAGGTGGACAGAATGTTGTAGTTAAAGGTTCAGAAGCGAGACTGGCATCTGGTGCTCTTGCAGGCAGTATCCTGAAAATGAATGAAGGCTTAAAGAACCTAATTGAATTTACAGGAGCGTCATTAGATGACTTGTGGCGTGTTACAAGTTTAAACCAAGCAATTGCATTGAAGATTGAAGGTGACAAAGGAAGTATAGCCGTAGGGAAAGACGCAGATATTGTAGTTGTTGATAATGATATTCAAGTTTTAACAACTATTAAATCAGGTAAAGTTCACAACTTCAACTCATAA
- the queC gene encoding 7-cyano-7-deazaguanine synthase QueC, translated as MTQQSLDNDKAIVVFSGGQDSTTCLFWAKKYFESVELVTFAYGQRHDTEIEVAKRIAEEQHVKHHILDMSLLSQLTPNALTQHDMDIEVGEDGIPNTFVPARNLLFLSFAGALAYQTNTKNIITGVCETDFSGYPDCRDSFIKSMNVTLSLSMDKDFVIHTPLMWLDKKATWALSDELGALDYIRYNTLTCYNGIVGEGCGECPACELRAHGLNTYLAEKGEN; from the coding sequence ATGACGCAACAATCTTTAGACAATGACAAAGCTATCGTAGTATTTAGCGGAGGACAAGATAGTACGACTTGTTTATTTTGGGCTAAAAAATATTTTGAAAGTGTAGAACTAGTTACATTCGCATACGGCCAAAGACACGATACAGAAATTGAAGTAGCAAAACGTATTGCAGAAGAACAACATGTTAAACATCACATCTTAGATATGTCTTTACTTTCACAACTAACACCTAATGCTCTTACGCAACACGATATGGATATCGAAGTAGGAGAAGATGGTATCCCTAATACATTTGTTCCTGCAAGAAATTTACTATTCTTATCTTTTGCTGGTGCCTTAGCATACCAGACAAACACTAAAAATATCATTACCGGTGTATGCGAGACGGATTTTTCAGGGTACCCTGATTGTAGAGATAGTTTTATTAAATCAATGAATGTAACGTTATCACTATCCATGGATAAAGACTTTGTAATTCATACACCTTTAATGTGGTTAGATAAAAAAGCAACTTGGGCATTAAGTGATGAACTCGGAGCGCTAGACTATATTCGTTACAACACGCTTACTTGCTATAACGGCATCGTTGGCGAAGGGTGTGGAGAATGCCCTGCTTGCGAATTAAGAGCGCATGGTTTAAATACCTATTTAGCTGAAAAAGGAGAGAATTAA
- a CDS encoding DeoR/GlpR family DNA-binding transcription regulator has protein sequence MITEKRHELILTELSKKDFLTLQELIDRTGCSASTIRRDLSKLQNFGKLKRLHGGATLNQSSVLEPNLADKRGTNLKEKQEIGRIAASQIEDCDCVFLDAGSTTLEMIPFIKASDIIVVTNGLTHVEELLKYGIRTLIIGGEVKSTTFATVGASALETLKRYRFDKVFLGMNGIDLKYGLTTPDEQEAIIKHHAMELGTQVYVLIDHAKYEKVYFAHVPLEANVSLITSKKAMTNKYFRLFAEKYNFIGGTL, from the coding sequence ATGATAACGGAAAAGCGCCACGAGTTAATTTTGACTGAATTATCAAAAAAAGATTTTTTAACATTACAAGAATTAATAGATCGCACTGGCTGTAGTGCCTCGACAATTCGCCGTGATTTATCAAAGCTACAAAATTTTGGGAAATTAAAACGATTGCATGGGGGCGCGACACTCAATCAATCATCAGTGTTAGAGCCTAATTTGGCAGATAAACGGGGTACTAATTTAAAAGAAAAACAAGAAATTGGCAGAATCGCTGCGAGCCAAATTGAAGACTGTGACTGTGTGTTTTTGGACGCAGGATCTACTACACTCGAAATGATTCCTTTTATTAAAGCAAGTGACATAATCGTAGTGACTAATGGTCTAACGCATGTTGAAGAGCTCCTTAAATATGGGATTAGAACTTTGATAATTGGTGGGGAAGTTAAATCCACTACATTTGCTACAGTTGGTGCGAGTGCCTTAGAAACATTAAAGCGTTATCGCTTTGACAAAGTATTTTTGGGAATGAATGGTATTGATTTAAAATATGGTTTAACAACACCTGATGAACAAGAAGCAATCATCAAACATCATGCCATGGAATTAGGAACACAAGTTTATGTATTAATCGACCATGCTAAATATGAAAAAGTTTATTTTGCTCATGTCCCATTAGAAGCTAATGTATCACTTATTACTTCTAAGAAGGCAATGACAAATAAATATTTTAGATTATTTGCTGAAAAATATAATTTTATTGGAGGAACATTATGA
- the queD gene encoding 6-carboxytetrahydropterin synthase QueD, whose translation MFQQNYPSVQHPYTFELNKDFNFSAAHYIPSEDAGKCMRTHGHTYFVNLTIVGDSLDHNGFLVNFSELKKLVHGQFDHHLLNDLPQFEGKSPSTEIVAQTIYEMVQTSLNQRSNQPKCVQVYVRETPTSYVVYRPKEQHNHE comes from the coding sequence ATGTTCCAACAAAATTATCCAAGCGTACAACATCCATATACTTTCGAACTAAATAAAGACTTTAATTTTTCTGCAGCGCATTATATACCAAGTGAAGATGCAGGCAAATGCATGCGCACACATGGTCATACTTATTTTGTTAATTTAACGATTGTTGGCGATTCATTAGATCACAATGGTTTTTTAGTAAATTTTAGCGAGCTAAAGAAATTAGTTCACGGTCAATTCGATCACCACTTACTTAATGATTTACCACAATTCGAAGGAAAAAGCCCTTCTACTGAAATTGTAGCTCAAACTATATACGAAATGGTTCAAACATCTTTAAACCAGCGTAGCAATCAACCTAAATGTGTTCAAGTCTATGTAAGAGAAACGCCGACAAGCTATGTCGTATACAGACCAAAGGAGCAACATAATCATGAGTAA
- a CDS encoding aldo/keto reductase, whose translation MIEDVYYLNNGYPMPKVGLGVYKITEEEMEQAVTAALEVGYRAFDTAYFYKNEIALGNALKKSDVPREDLFITSKLWNDYQGYDQTIEFFTKSIENLGTDYLDLFLIHWPCEADGLFIESYKAMEKLYEEGRIRAIGVCNFNQHHLEKLMEATEVVPAVNQIEVHPNFNQQALQEYCDSHDIAVTAWMPLMRNRGLLEYDVITKLAKRYNKTPAQIVLRWHLAHNRLVIPKSKTPERIKENYDIFDFNLELTDIAEIDSLNKDERQGNDPDKVRIGTLK comes from the coding sequence ATGATAGAAGACGTATATTATTTAAATAATGGTTACCCAATGCCTAAAGTGGGCTTAGGTGTTTATAAAATTACAGAGGAAGAGATGGAACAAGCTGTGACAGCAGCATTAGAAGTTGGATACCGTGCATTTGATACAGCTTATTTCTATAAAAATGAAATTGCATTAGGTAATGCATTGAAAAAATCAGACGTACCTAGAGAAGATCTATTTATTACCTCTAAATTATGGAATGATTATCAAGGGTATGATCAAACGATTGAATTCTTTACCAAATCTATTGAAAACCTTGGCACTGATTACTTAGATCTATTCTTAATACATTGGCCATGTGAAGCGGATGGGTTGTTTATTGAGAGTTATAAAGCAATGGAGAAATTATATGAAGAGGGACGTATCCGTGCCATTGGCGTATGTAATTTTAACCAACATCATTTAGAAAAGCTCATGGAAGCAACTGAAGTTGTGCCTGCTGTGAATCAGATAGAAGTGCACCCTAATTTCAATCAACAAGCATTACAAGAATATTGTGACAGCCATGATATTGCAGTTACTGCTTGGATGCCGTTAATGAGAAATAGAGGATTGCTTGAATATGATGTTATTACAAAATTAGCTAAACGCTATAATAAAACACCAGCTCAAATTGTACTCCGTTGGCATCTAGCGCATAATAGACTAGTGATTCCAAAGTCTAAGACGCCTGAACGTATTAAAGAAAATTATGATATCTTTGATTTTAATTTAGAACTTACTGATATTGCTGAAATTGATAGCTTAAATAAAGATGAGCGACAAGGCAATGATCCTGACAAGGTTCGTATAGGAACATTAAAATAA
- a CDS encoding hemolysin family protein, with amino-acid sequence METVTIMNLVIFFLLIALTTVFVGSEFALVKVRSSRIDQLASEGNGSARVVKKMIKNLDYYLSACQLGITVTSLGLGWLGEPTFNKLLHPLFEALHLPDPLTTTISFIVSFIIVTYLHVVLGELAPKTLAIQHTEKLALVYSRPLFYFGVIMKPLIWLMNGSARMIIRMFGVDPDANNDAMSEEEIKIIINNSYNGGEINQTELAYMQNIFSFDERQAKDIMVPRTQMITMNEPFNVDELLDTIKKHQFTRYPITADGDKDHVKGFINVKEFLTEYASGKQMKVSNYVHDLPMISETTRISDALVRMQREHVHISLIIDEYGGTAGILTMEDILEEIVGEIRDEFDDDEVNDIVKITDSRYQINGRVLLDDLQDQLDIEFEDSEDIDTIGGWLQAHNTNLQQNDYVDTEYDRWVISEIDNHQIITVILELEYHKNRPTLEEEAEEEENN; translated from the coding sequence TTGGAAACTGTGACCATAATGAATTTAGTAATATTTTTTCTTTTAATAGCATTAACAACGGTATTCGTAGGCTCGGAATTCGCTTTGGTGAAAGTCCGCAGTTCTAGAATTGATCAACTTGCATCGGAAGGTAATGGCAGTGCACGTGTAGTTAAAAAAATGATTAAAAATCTGGATTATTATTTATCTGCGTGTCAGCTCGGTATCACTGTAACATCTTTAGGATTAGGTTGGTTAGGTGAACCGACTTTTAATAAACTATTACACCCGTTATTCGAAGCGCTCCACTTGCCAGACCCGTTAACGACAACAATATCATTTATTGTCTCATTTATAATTGTAACTTATTTACATGTAGTACTCGGTGAATTAGCACCTAAAACGTTAGCAATACAACATACTGAAAAATTAGCATTGGTCTATTCAAGACCATTGTTCTATTTTGGTGTAATTATGAAGCCACTGATTTGGTTAATGAATGGTTCAGCGAGAATGATTATTCGTATGTTTGGTGTTGATCCCGATGCTAATAATGACGCAATGTCAGAAGAAGAAATAAAAATAATAATCAACAATAGCTATAATGGTGGAGAGATTAATCAGACCGAATTAGCTTACATGCAAAATATCTTTTCATTTGATGAAAGACAAGCTAAAGATATTATGGTGCCGCGTACGCAAATGATAACGATGAATGAACCATTTAACGTGGATGAATTGTTAGATACAATCAAAAAACATCAATTTACTCGTTATCCTATTACAGCTGATGGCGATAAAGACCATGTAAAAGGGTTTATTAATGTGAAAGAGTTTTTAACTGAATACGCTTCAGGTAAACAAATGAAAGTTAGTAATTATGTACATGATTTACCTATGATTTCAGAAACAACACGTATTAGCGATGCACTAGTTCGTATGCAAAGAGAACATGTCCATATTTCTCTTATCATAGATGAATATGGTGGTACAGCTGGTATATTAACAATGGAAGATATTTTAGAAGAAATTGTTGGTGAAATTCGAGATGAATTCGATGATGATGAAGTCAATGATATTGTAAAAATAACAGACAGTAGATATCAAATCAATGGTCGTGTATTATTAGATGATTTACAAGATCAATTAGATATTGAATTTGAAGATTCAGAGGACATTGATACGATTGGTGGTTGGTTACAGGCACACAATACGAATCTACAACAGAATGATTATGTTGATACTGAATATGATAGATGGGTTATTTCTGAAATTGATAACCATCAAATCATTACTGTTATTTTAGAATTAGAATATCATAAAAATAGACCAACACTAGAAGAAGAAGCCGAGGAAGAAGAAAACAACTAA
- a CDS encoding glycosyltransferase family 2 protein, translating to MQIRVIVPCYNEGEVIVKTYERLTEILSKDSQNHHYDYDLLFVDDGSKDKTINYIQDMATKDEHVKFISFSRNFGKESAMIAGYQHSENCDGVIMIDADLQHPPELIPQMIEGYMDGYDQVIAKRDRTGENKSRKLMTKIYYKLINHFVEDIKLEDGVGDFRLLSQRAVQSLTQLDEYNRFSKGLYEWIGYNTKVFTYENVEREDGESKWSFSKLLNYGIDGLISFNNKPLRAMIYLGLMVFFISLLYIGYISVGIMIRGVETPGYFSTIAAILLLGGIQLISIGIVGEYIGRIYYEVKQRPKYIVQASNFKCADEANYKNITQDINDDVGNSERRKSSKTQDKKKKELIKNR from the coding sequence ATGCAAATAAGAGTTATAGTACCTTGTTATAATGAAGGTGAAGTAATAGTAAAGACGTATGAACGATTGACTGAAATATTATCGAAAGATAGTCAGAATCATCATTATGACTATGATTTATTATTTGTAGATGACGGAAGTAAAGATAAGACCATTAATTATATTCAAGATATGGCCACGAAAGATGAACATGTTAAATTTATCTCCTTTAGTCGTAATTTTGGCAAAGAGTCAGCAATGATTGCCGGATACCAACATAGTGAAAATTGTGATGGCGTAATTATGATTGATGCAGATTTGCAACATCCACCTGAATTAATACCTCAAATGATAGAAGGTTATATGGATGGTTATGACCAAGTTATAGCCAAAAGAGATAGAACGGGTGAAAATAAATCTAGAAAATTGATGACAAAAATTTATTATAAATTAATAAATCATTTTGTAGAAGATATTAAATTAGAAGATGGCGTTGGAGATTTTAGATTGTTAAGCCAACGTGCAGTACAATCTTTGACTCAATTAGATGAATATAATAGATTTTCTAAAGGTTTATACGAATGGATAGGCTATAACACCAAAGTCTTTACCTATGAAAATGTTGAGCGTGAGGATGGGGAATCTAAATGGTCATTTAGTAAATTATTGAATTATGGTATTGACGGTCTGATTTCATTCAACAATAAACCTTTACGTGCGATGATTTATCTCGGACTAATGGTATTCTTTATTAGTTTGTTATATATCGGTTATATATCAGTAGGTATTATGATCAGAGGCGTTGAAACACCTGGTTATTTCTCTACAATTGCTGCTATATTATTACTTGGTGGCATCCAACTCATTTCAATTGGGATTGTCGGTGAATATATCGGCCGTATATATTACGAAGTGAAACAACGACCAAAATATATTGTACAGGCTTCTAATTTCAAATGTGCTGATGAAGCAAATTATAAAAATATCACGCAAGATATCAATGATGATGTAGGAAATAGTGAGCGTAGAAAATCTTCAAAAACACAAGATAAAAAGAAAAAAGAACTAATTAAAAATAGATGA
- a CDS encoding fructose-specific PTS transporter subunit EIIC — MRITELLTKDTIAMDLSSTEKNGVIDELVNQLDKAGKLNDVTSFKEAIHNRESQSTTGIGEGIAIPHAKVSAVTTPAIAFGKSKAGVDYQSLDMQPAHLFFMIAAPEGGAQTHLDALAKLSGILMDEKVRESLLHANSPEEVLQIIDQADDEATEEEATEEATQGVATDNENSNEPYVLAVTACPTGIAHTYMARDALKKQAEKMNVKIKVETNGSGGIKNHLTDEDIQRASGIIVAADVHVETDRFDGKNVVEVPVADGIKRPEELINLAQDTSRKPFVARSGNKASGQSTSNEKQGVGKTIYKHLMNGVSNMLPLVIAGGILMAIAFLFGANSFDPKSSEYNAFAEQLWNIGNKSAFMLIIPILAGYIARSIADKPGFAAGLVGGVLASTGDSGFIGGILAGFLAGYLTLGIKKLCSGMPQSLEGLKPTLIFPVLSVTVTGLLMIYVINPPASWLNNTLLNGLESLSGTNIMLLGLVVGAMMAIDMGGPFNKAAYVFSVAALTSGNAAPITAAMIGGMVPPIAIATAMLIFRKKFTKEQKGSVLPNYIMGLSFITEGAIPFAAADPIRVIPSMMVGSGVAGAIALGLGSAIQAPHGGIIVILGTDFGHVLQSLIAIIIGSLVAAIIYGLLKPKLTQDEIHTSEAMND, encoded by the coding sequence ATGAGAATTACCGAATTATTAACAAAAGATACAATTGCAATGGATCTTTCTTCAACAGAAAAGAATGGTGTCATTGACGAACTAGTTAATCAATTAGATAAAGCTGGAAAACTAAATGATGTGACATCTTTTAAAGAAGCAATCCATAATCGTGAATCTCAAAGTACAACAGGTATTGGTGAAGGCATAGCTATACCTCATGCTAAGGTTTCAGCAGTTACAACACCAGCGATTGCTTTTGGGAAATCAAAAGCAGGTGTAGATTATCAGAGTTTAGATATGCAACCAGCACATTTATTCTTTATGATTGCTGCCCCTGAAGGTGGAGCACAAACACACTTAGATGCATTAGCTAAATTGTCTGGTATTCTGATGGATGAAAAAGTTCGTGAATCATTACTTCATGCCAATTCACCTGAAGAAGTATTACAAATTATAGATCAGGCAGATGATGAAGCAACTGAAGAAGAAGCAACTGAAGAAGCGACTCAAGGTGTTGCCACAGATAATGAAAATTCAAATGAACCATACGTTTTAGCAGTAACAGCATGTCCAACAGGTATTGCTCATACTTATATGGCACGTGACGCTTTGAAAAAACAAGCTGAGAAAATGAACGTTAAAATTAAAGTTGAAACAAATGGATCCGGCGGCATAAAAAATCATCTTACAGACGAAGATATTCAACGTGCATCAGGTATTATTGTAGCCGCTGATGTACATGTTGAGACAGATCGTTTTGATGGTAAAAATGTCGTTGAAGTACCGGTTGCAGATGGTATAAAACGACCAGAAGAATTAATTAACTTGGCACAAGATACATCTCGTAAACCATTTGTAGCACGTAGTGGCAATAAGGCGAGTGGTCAATCAACAAGCAATGAAAAACAAGGTGTCGGCAAAACAATATACAAACATTTAATGAACGGTGTATCTAATATGTTACCGCTTGTTATTGCTGGCGGTATTTTGATGGCAATTGCGTTCTTATTTGGTGCTAACTCTTTTGACCCAAAAAGTTCAGAATATAATGCTTTTGCTGAACAATTATGGAATATAGGTAATAAGAGTGCATTCATGTTAATTATTCCGATACTTGCTGGTTATATTGCCCGCAGTATTGCAGATAAACCAGGATTTGCAGCAGGTCTTGTCGGTGGCGTCTTAGCAAGCACAGGTGATTCAGGATTTATTGGTGGTATTCTTGCAGGTTTCTTAGCAGGTTACTTAACATTAGGTATTAAAAAATTATGCTCAGGTATGCCTCAATCATTAGAAGGTTTAAAACCAACTCTTATTTTCCCAGTACTTTCAGTTACGGTCACAGGATTATTAATGATTTATGTCATTAATCCACCAGCATCATGGCTGAATAATACATTATTGAACGGATTAGAAAGTTTATCAGGTACAAATATAATGTTACTTGGTTTAGTTGTTGGTGCAATGATGGCCATTGACATGGGTGGTCCATTTAATAAGGCTGCTTATGTATTCTCTGTAGCAGCGTTAACAAGTGGCAATGCTGCTCCGATTACGGCAGCAATGATTGGTGGTATGGTTCCTCCAATTGCTATTGCAACAGCAATGCTAATATTCCGTAAGAAATTCACAAAAGAACAAAAAGGTTCTGTACTACCGAACTACATCATGGGCTTATCATTTATAACAGAAGGTGCTATTCCATTTGCAGCTGCTGACCCAATTCGAGTTATACCTTCAATGATGGTTGGATCTGGTGTGGCTGGAGCTATTGCGTTAGGACTTGGTTCTGCAATTCAAGCACCACATGGTGGTATCATTGTTATATTAGGTACAGACTTTGGTCATGTACTTCAATCATTAATTGCAATTATTATCGGCTCATTAGTTGCAGCAATTATCTACGGTTTATTAAAGCCTAAGTTAACACAAGACGAAATTCATACTTCTGAAGCTATGAATGATTAA
- a CDS encoding GlsB/YeaQ/YmgE family stress response membrane protein produces MFGFILMLIVGGLIGWIAGGIVGKDIPGGILGNIIAGIVGAALGSWIFGDWGWHLGGIAIFPALIGTIILVAVVSFIFGKLRKK; encoded by the coding sequence ATGTTTGGATTTATACTTATGTTAATTGTCGGCGGCTTAATCGGCTGGATAGCTGGTGGCATTGTCGGTAAAGATATCCCAGGCGGGATTTTAGGTAATATTATTGCTGGTATCGTAGGTGCAGCATTAGGTTCATGGATTTTTGGTGACTGGGGTTGGCACTTAGGTGGCATCGCAATCTTCCCAGCATTAATCGGTACAATTATTTTAGTTGCAGTGGTTTCATTCATTTTTGGTAAATTACGTAAAAAATAA